The following proteins are encoded in a genomic region of Amphiura filiformis chromosome 11, Afil_fr2py, whole genome shotgun sequence:
- the LOC140164701 gene encoding uncharacterized protein, producing the protein MIEDMMDDLPIQQIKELRFVMLGRTGAGMTTTANNILQEKIFEERVDTRSKTQLCEFVQRKVDGRRFTIIDTPGFYNTERPQKHTEWEIDRCVAMATPGPHAFLLVISMTNRFPPEAQETIRRMEAKFGSEVYNHLIVVFTGKDTLDNENRTFTDFLQNGIHPMVEDVLRKCSQRCVAFNNKADKEENAIQVKTLLDVIDRMVAQNGGGFYSTEKFASTVQKLRRKMASCLTAVGELFHFNLTTFYVLVGILMLFTLLIPILTVVWSWQFRPSRPSFEPPHIVTNNTTEPIMPPKTNLTELESEPEMVPEPKPELPELHTYFYSQVLLGSVGRGVCSLNEDTICLTDHWFHPLKPPPIDMLTNIYPTVMLNAVQRSWSLITEECQTGQGYYEPEKTRMETFRGWFSQVYNYVAGADTGGPSCWGHPDPIPPKIKKDKGKEKKRLRKGKKQRERKGRKKTRS; encoded by the exons ATGATTGAAGACATGATGGACGATCTACCGATACAACAGATAAAAG AGTTACGTTTTGTAATGCTCGGCAGAACAGGAGCTGGCATGACAACAACGGCAAATAACATCCTTCAAGAAAAAATCTTCGAAGAACGAGTGGACACGAGATCCAAAACGCAACTCTGCGAGTTCGTCCAACGCAAAGTGGATGGTCGGCGATTTACCATTATTGACACTCCGGGGTTTTACAACACAGAAAGGCCTCAGAAGCACACGGAATGGGAAATAGACAGGTGTGTTGCCATGGCAACACCTGGTCCTCATGCCTTTCTGTTGGTGATCAGTATGACCAATAGATTTCCACCTGAAGCCCAGGAAACTATTAGGAGAATGGAAGCAAAGTTTGGAAGTGAAGTATACAA TCATCTGATCGTCGTCTTTACTGGGAAGGACACCTTAGACAACGAGAACAGGACCTTTACTGATTTTCTTCAGAACGGCATCCACCCAATGGTTGAAGACGTCTTGCGCAAATGCAGTCAACGATGTGTCGCATTCAATAACAAAGCCGATAAGGAAGAAAATGCCATTCAAGTAAAAACTTTACTAGATGTTATAGACCGTATGGTAGCGCAAAATGGCGGCGGTTTCTACTCGACAGAAAAGTTCGCAAGCACGGTTCAAAAACTGCGTAGAAAGATGGCTTCATGTTTAACTGCTGTAGGGGAACTGTTTCATTTCAATTTAACAACTTTCTATGTCCTTGTTGGCATTTTGATGTTGTTCACTTTGCTAATTCCAATACTCACAGTTGTGTGGTCATGGCAATTTCGACCGTCAAGGCCGAGCTTTGAACCGCCACATATCGTGACCAATAACACTACTGAACCGATAATGCCGCCGAAAACTAATCTAACAGAACTAGAATCAGAACCAGAGATGGTTCCAGAACCAAAACCAGAACTCCCGGAACTACACACTTATTTCTACTCCCAAGTGTTACTTGGCTCCGTGGGCCGTGGTGTATGCTCGTTAAATGAAGATACTATTTGCCTTACTGATCACTGGTTTCATCCACTGAAACCACCGCCGATTGACATGCTTACTAACATTTATCCAACAGTTATGTTGAATGCAGTACAGCGATCATGGAGCCTTATAACAGAAGAGTGCCAGACTGGCCAGGGATACTATGAACCTGAAAAAACACGCATGGAAACATTCCGTGGGTGGTTTAGCCAGGTGTATAACTACGTCGCAGGCGCGGACACAGGAGGACCGTCTTGCTGGGGCCACCCCGACCCCATACCCCCAAAAATCAAAAAAGataaaggaaaggaaaagaaaagattaagaaaaggcaaaaagcaacgagagagaaaagggagaaaaaagacGAGAAGTTAA